Proteins found in one Lysinibacillus fusiformis genomic segment:
- the uvrA gene encoding excinuclease ABC subunit UvrA, with protein MKNTEIVVQGARAHNLKNINVTIPRDQLVVLTGLSGSGKSSLAFDTIYAEGQRRYVESLSAYARQFLGQMDKPDVDAIEGLSPAISIDQKTTSRNPRSTVGTVTEIYDYLRLLYARIGKPICPNHGIEITSQTIEQMVDRLLTYPERTKMQLLAPMVSGRKGTHVKLLEDLKKQGFVRVRIDGELRDLDDAIELDKNKKHSIEVVVDRVVMKEGIAARLSDSLETALRLADGRVLVDVMEHEELLFSEHHACPLCGFSIGELEPRMFSFNSPFGACPSCDGLGSTQEVDLDLVVPDWDRSLLEHAIAPWEPTSSQYYPQLLKAVCDHYDIPMDVPVKDLPKEKMDKVLYGSGKDKIHFHYENEFGNVRDQMIEFEGVVRNVERRFKETTSDYVREQMEKYMAQQACPSCKGYRLKPETLAVKVADKHIGEITQYSIQEADTFFKELDLTEKDMQIARLVLREIEERLGFLVNVGLDYLTLSRAAGTLSGGEAQRIRLATQIGSRLTGVLYILDEPSIGLHQRDNDRLISTLQNMRDIGNTLIVVEHDEDTMLAADYLIDVGPGAGVHGGQIVAAGTPQEVMNNEKSLTGQYLSGRKFIPLPIERRQPNGRKLSIKGAKENNLRNVKVDVPLGLFVAVTGVSGSGKSTLINEILYKSLAQKLNRSKVKPGEHKEVRGIDELEKVIDIDQSPIGRTPRSNPATYTGVFDDIRDVFAATNEAKVRGYKKGRFSFNVKGGRCEACRGDGIIKIEMHFLPDVYVPCEVCHGKRYNRETLEVKYKDKSIADILDMTIENAVVFFENIPKIQRKLQTIVDVGLGYMKLGQPATTLSGGEAQRVKLASELHRRSTGKSFYILDEPTTGLHADDIARLLVVLQRLVENGDSVLVIEHNLDVIKTADYIIDLGPEGGDKGGTIVATGTPEEVVEVAGSYTGKYLKPILERDRMRMDALLAEASKS; from the coding sequence GTGAAAAATACTGAAATTGTCGTGCAAGGCGCACGTGCTCATAATTTAAAAAATATCAATGTCACAATTCCACGTGACCAATTAGTTGTATTAACAGGTTTATCAGGCTCAGGAAAGTCTTCTCTAGCATTTGACACAATTTACGCGGAGGGCCAACGTCGTTACGTTGAGTCCCTTTCCGCCTATGCCCGCCAATTTCTTGGGCAAATGGATAAGCCAGATGTTGATGCCATAGAAGGTTTATCGCCTGCTATTTCCATTGACCAAAAAACGACAAGTCGTAACCCACGATCTACTGTAGGTACGGTAACGGAGATCTATGACTACTTACGTTTACTTTATGCACGCATTGGTAAACCGATTTGTCCAAATCATGGCATAGAAATCACTTCCCAAACGATTGAGCAAATGGTGGATCGTTTATTAACTTATCCAGAGAGAACAAAAATGCAACTTCTTGCACCAATGGTTTCTGGACGTAAGGGAACCCATGTTAAATTGCTAGAAGATTTAAAAAAACAAGGTTTTGTTCGTGTCCGAATTGATGGGGAATTACGTGATTTAGATGATGCTATCGAACTTGATAAAAATAAAAAGCATTCAATCGAAGTAGTGGTGGACCGTGTTGTCATGAAGGAAGGGATTGCTGCTCGTCTGAGTGATTCTTTAGAAACGGCTTTACGTTTGGCAGATGGACGTGTACTTGTCGATGTGATGGAACATGAAGAGTTACTATTTAGTGAGCATCATGCCTGCCCATTATGTGGATTTTCTATAGGTGAGTTAGAGCCTCGTATGTTTTCATTTAATAGTCCATTCGGTGCTTGTCCAAGCTGTGATGGCTTAGGTTCAACGCAAGAGGTGGATTTAGATTTAGTGGTGCCTGATTGGGATCGTTCCTTATTAGAGCATGCCATTGCACCGTGGGAACCAACTAGCTCTCAGTATTACCCACAATTACTGAAAGCTGTATGTGATCATTATGATATCCCAATGGATGTGCCTGTGAAGGATTTGCCAAAGGAAAAGATGGATAAGGTTTTATATGGCTCTGGGAAAGACAAAATACATTTCCATTATGAAAATGAATTTGGTAATGTGCGAGATCAAATGATTGAATTTGAAGGTGTTGTGCGCAATGTTGAGCGACGTTTTAAAGAGACAACATCCGATTATGTTCGTGAGCAAATGGAAAAATACATGGCACAGCAAGCTTGTCCTTCATGTAAAGGTTATCGTTTAAAGCCTGAAACGTTAGCAGTGAAAGTAGCCGATAAGCATATTGGTGAGATTACACAATATTCGATTCAGGAAGCGGACACATTCTTCAAAGAGCTTGATCTCACTGAAAAGGATATGCAAATAGCACGATTGGTTTTACGAGAAATTGAAGAACGATTGGGCTTCCTTGTTAATGTTGGTTTAGACTATTTAACATTGAGTCGTGCAGCAGGTACATTATCTGGTGGGGAAGCGCAACGTATTCGTCTTGCTACGCAAATTGGTTCACGATTAACGGGGGTCCTTTATATTTTAGATGAGCCTTCGATTGGTTTGCATCAACGGGATAATGATCGTCTGATTAGCACGTTACAAAATATGCGTGATATTGGGAATACGTTGATTGTCGTAGAGCACGATGAAGATACAATGCTTGCTGCCGATTATCTTATCGATGTAGGACCTGGAGCAGGTGTCCATGGCGGTCAAATTGTGGCAGCCGGTACACCACAGGAAGTTATGAATAATGAAAAATCCTTAACAGGACAATATTTAAGCGGTAGAAAGTTTATTCCATTGCCAATTGAAAGACGCCAACCAAATGGGCGAAAGCTCTCCATTAAAGGTGCTAAGGAAAATAATTTACGTAATGTCAAAGTAGATGTTCCACTTGGCTTATTTGTTGCAGTGACAGGGGTGTCTGGCTCAGGGAAATCTACATTGATTAATGAAATTTTATATAAATCATTGGCACAGAAGCTGAATCGTTCAAAGGTCAAGCCTGGCGAGCATAAAGAAGTGAGGGGCATTGATGAGCTTGAAAAAGTAATCGATATTGACCAATCACCAATTGGGCGTACACCTCGTTCAAACCCAGCAACATATACAGGTGTTTTTGATGATATTCGTGATGTTTTTGCGGCAACAAATGAAGCCAAGGTACGAGGCTATAAAAAAGGACGCTTTAGCTTTAATGTCAAGGGTGGTCGCTGTGAAGCATGTCGTGGGGATGGCATTATTAAGATTGAAATGCATTTCCTTCCAGATGTTTATGTACCATGTGAAGTATGTCACGGCAAACGTTATAACCGTGAAACACTTGAAGTGAAGTATAAAGATAAGAGTATTGCTGATATTCTCGATATGACGATTGAAAATGCAGTAGTGTTCTTTGAAAATATTCCAAAGATTCAACGTAAACTACAAACGATTGTCGATGTGGGCTTGGGCTATATGAAATTAGGACAACCAGCAACAACCTTATCGGGCGGTGAGGCGCAGCGTGTAAAACTAGCCTCTGAATTACATCGACGTTCCACAGGTAAATCGTTCTATATTTTGGATGAACCAACGACAGGATTACATGCCGATGATATTGCTCGATTACTTGTCGTGTTACAGCGTCTTGTTGAAAACGGTGATTCGGTATTAGTTATTGAGCATAACTTAGATGTGATTAAAACAGCTGATTATATCATCGACTTAGGTCCAGAAGGTGGAGACAAAGGTGGCACGATCGTTGCAACTGGTACACCTGAAGAGGTAGTAGAAGTTGCTGGCTCCTACACAGGAAAATACTTAAAACCAATTCTGGAACGAGATCGTATGAGAATGGATGCATTGCTAGCAGAAGCTTCTAAATCTTAA
- a CDS encoding DUF4097 family beta strand repeat-containing protein, with protein MQNERQRILELVEKGTISAQEAITLLEALEQPGKSTQHVMNDVSKETQSFSTEKESLFEEKQKDGDKKKDDFMKYFQDEMQDFRKDLTQIGSLFMDMMNTAVKKVKEFDVASPFGDKIEFTHTEEVAAADVDNIIVELPNGNFSLESGEGDTIQVICKVKAPLMNDSEEETRNHFLEQFVVKEEAQSLRILSQLKLVQVNVKVLVPKDKLEKLSVRLMNGSVSLQDTAFEELKVKTLNGAIKGTKFNFGKAEVDSSNGSIELTNVRGKDLEAETLNGRVYLDGALDEVEAKSVNGHVVVTTCSTNSSKIKAQTVAGAVELYVPRTISLSGKVVTNFGKVDVGIQDVSKMESQDQFLSKVVRFDKEVENANRLFIEGESKTGAVLVRYTTTDEQQI; from the coding sequence ATGCAAAATGAACGTCAACGAATTTTAGAACTTGTAGAAAAAGGAACAATTTCGGCACAAGAGGCGATTACATTATTAGAAGCATTAGAGCAACCTGGCAAGTCTACTCAACATGTTATGAATGATGTGTCGAAAGAGACGCAATCCTTTTCAACTGAAAAAGAGTCACTATTTGAAGAAAAACAAAAAGATGGTGACAAGAAAAAAGATGATTTTATGAAATACTTCCAAGATGAAATGCAAGATTTTCGTAAGGATTTAACGCAAATCGGTTCTCTTTTTATGGATATGATGAATACAGCTGTTAAAAAAGTGAAGGAATTTGATGTAGCTTCTCCATTTGGAGATAAAATTGAGTTTACACATACAGAAGAAGTTGCTGCAGCCGATGTAGACAATATTATCGTTGAATTACCAAATGGTAACTTCTCATTGGAATCTGGTGAAGGCGACACTATTCAAGTGATCTGCAAGGTGAAGGCACCTTTGATGAACGATAGTGAAGAAGAAACACGCAATCACTTTTTAGAGCAATTTGTTGTGAAAGAGGAAGCGCAATCTCTTCGTATTTTGAGCCAATTAAAGCTTGTTCAAGTCAATGTGAAGGTGTTAGTACCTAAGGATAAACTTGAAAAATTATCTGTTCGTCTAATGAACGGTAGTGTTTCATTACAGGATACAGCATTTGAAGAATTAAAAGTAAAAACGTTAAACGGCGCTATTAAAGGAACGAAGTTTAATTTTGGAAAAGCGGAAGTGGATTCTTCTAATGGTTCCATTGAATTAACGAATGTTCGAGGTAAGGATTTAGAGGCTGAAACATTGAATGGACGTGTTTATTTGGATGGTGCTCTGGATGAAGTTGAAGCTAAGTCAGTCAATGGACATGTAGTCGTAACAACATGCTCAACAAACTCCTCTAAAATTAAAGCTCAGACAGTTGCTGGAGCCGTGGAATTATATGTCCCGCGAACAATTTCATTGAGCGGCAAAGTGGTAACAAATTTTGGCAAAGTGGATGTAGGTATTCAGGATGTTTCCAAAATGGAGTCACAAGATCAATTCTTATCCA